Proteins encoded by one window of Candidatus Fermentibacter sp.:
- a CDS encoding sulfite exporter TauE/SafE family protein — MRLDTVPRRSIIQAGTYALASLALFLGALVQGASGFAFSLVSLPLLTLAMPAGRAVPMLTLFGLAINSIVLISARSRTLPAGFPVLLAAGAAGTVPGVLLLGSVPEEPLAIGVGLTVAVIAGAYLAGFRAGLSRSRAAVVPAGLLSGVMNGLMTFSGPPVIILLTERGAGRDEFRAGLAFYFLGLNLLTVPMLASAGLLDGAVLAATAELLPAAAAGAILGSALSGRIPQDAFRRAVLVLLAILGLSTAARAAF, encoded by the coding sequence ATGAGGCTCGATACGGTTCCACGGAGGTCGATCATCCAGGCCGGCACCTATGCTCTCGCATCCCTGGCGCTGTTCCTGGGCGCTCTCGTCCAGGGGGCTTCCGGATTCGCCTTCTCGCTGGTCTCTCTGCCCCTCCTCACTCTGGCCATGCCGGCCGGCCGTGCCGTGCCGATGCTCACCCTGTTCGGCCTCGCGATCAACTCGATAGTCCTCATCTCCGCGAGGTCGCGCACGCTGCCCGCCGGGTTCCCCGTCCTGCTGGCGGCAGGAGCGGCCGGCACCGTCCCGGGAGTGCTGCTCCTCGGATCCGTCCCCGAGGAGCCCCTCGCAATCGGAGTAGGCCTGACGGTTGCCGTGATCGCGGGCGCCTACCTCGCCGGATTCAGGGCCGGGCTCTCGAGGAGCCGCGCCGCGGTCGTGCCGGCAGGCCTCCTGAGCGGGGTGATGAACGGGCTGATGACCTTCAGCGGCCCGCCGGTGATCATCCTTCTCACCGAGCGGGGCGCCGGCAGGGACGAGTTCAGGGCCGGCCTCGCCTTCTACTTCCTCGGGCTCAACCTGCTGACCGTCCCCATGCTGGCATCGGCCGGCCTGCTGGACGGAGCGGTCCTGGCCGCGACCGCAGAGCTGCTCCCGGCAGCCGCCGCCGGCGCCATCCTCGGCAGCGCGCTCTCCGGCCGGATTCCGCAGGACGCCTTCCGCAGGGCCGTGCTCGTGCTCCTCGCCATCCTCGGGCTGTCGACCGCGGCCCGGGCGGCCTTCTGA